One part of the Arabidopsis thaliana chromosome 1 sequence genome encodes these proteins:
- a CDS encoding P-loop containing nucleoside triphosphate hydrolases superfamily protein (P-loop containing nucleoside triphosphate hydrolases superfamily protein; FUNCTIONS IN: GTP binding; INVOLVED IN: response to bacterium; LOCATED IN: cellular_component unknown; EXPRESSED IN: stem, root, seed; EXPRESSED DURING: F mature embryo stage; CONTAINS InterPro DOMAIN/s: AIG1 (InterPro:IPR006703); BEST Arabidopsis thaliana protein match is: P-loop containing nucleoside triphosphate hydrolases superfamily protein (TAIR:AT1G33900.1); Has 883 Blast hits to 769 proteins in 58 species: Archae - 0; Bacteria - 2; Metazoa - 714; Fungi - 0; Plants - 146; Viruses - 2; Other Eukaryotes - 19 (source: NCBI BLink).) yields MFTSELQAGGVTMECVMYRTAIKDGPIINVIDTPGLFDSSVSANYITTEILKCLTMAEGGIHAFMFVLSAGNRITQEEESTLDTLQLIFDSKILDYFIVVFTGGDKLEANEQTLDDYFSEGCPKFLTGVLRLCGGRKVVFNNMTKDKVKNAKQVKQLLAHVEAIEKNNGGKPYTNQMHRMIKEKGDKLREQQRKVKSKKLASEIEVMKQDLELEHDEKMRRMTQLLERRLKQNSEAHERAMREMREAMRNYK; encoded by the exons ATGTTCACTTCGGAACTACAAGCAGGAGGTGTTACCATGGAATGTGTGATGTATAGAACTGCAATAAAAGATGGTCCGATAATCAATGTGATTGACACTCCCG GTCTCTTTGATTCGTCGGTGTCTGCTAACTATATTACTACGGAGATTCTCAAATGCTTAACTATGGCAGAAGGAGGAATTCATGCcttcatgtttgttttatcTGCCGGGAATCGGATTACACAGGAAGAAGAGTCCACACTTGATACCTTGCAGTTGATTTTCGATAGTAAAATTCTTGACTATTTTATTGTCGTGTTCACTGGGGGTGACAAATTAGAAGCAAACGAGCAGACATTGGACGATTATTTTTCTGAAGGTTGTCCCAAATTTTTAACA GGAGTTCTTAGACTGTGTGGTGGTCGAAAGGTCGTGTTTAATAACATGACTAAGGATAAAGTCAAGAACGCTAAGCAAGTCAAGCAACTTTTGGCTCATGTCGAAGCTATTGAAAAGAATAATGGTGGGAAACCGTATACTAACCAGATGCATCGTATGATAAAg GAAAAGGGTGATAAGCTTAGGGAACAACAAAGGAAGGTTAAGTCTAAAAAACTTGCATCAGAAATAGAAGTCATGAAGCAGGATTTAGAACTGGAGCATGACGAAAAAATGAGACGGATGACACAACTT ttgGAGAGGAGGCTTAAGCAGAATTCTGAAGCACATGAAAGAGCGATGCGTGAGATGAGAGAAGCTATGAGAAATTACAAATAA
- a CDS encoding uncharacterized protein (unknown protein; Has 0 Blast hits to 0 proteins in 0 species (source: NCBI BLink).): MDSPRPFGWQYLQLRTKYRDFPMGIDSTRLGWMAVLRWKAWIRLGCPGCELGVSVAHGHRYLAAMNWNKKELANCNEDVLGNHLLMGVWLFDDRLRVMNEMFSLPNNPVMNCDETNHIEQSRPQLDVNSGVTTMMMMAEIEMRDKEVIVMKKT, translated from the exons ATGGATTCTCCTAGGCCGTTTGGGTGGCAGTATCTTCAATTGCGCACGAAATACCGAGATTTCCCCATGGGCATCGATTCCACCCGTCTCGGTTGGATGGCCGTGCTTCGTTGGAAAGCATGGATCCGCCTAGGCTGTCCCGGTTGTGAGCTAGGTGTGAGTGTCGCTCATGGGCATCGATACCTTGCGGCTATGAACTGGAACAAGAAGG AATTAGCTAACTGTAACGAAGATGTTCTTGGCAACCATCTTTTGATGGGAGTCTGGCTATTCGATGATCGGCTAAGGGTGATGAACGAAAT GTTTTCTTTACCAAACAATCCGGTGATGAACTGTGACGAAACCAACCACATAGAACAATCACGACCACAACTTGACGTCAACTCCGGTGTCacaacgatgatgatgatggctgAGATTGAGATGAGAGATAAGGAAGTGatagtgatgaagaagacgtgA
- a CDS encoding uncharacterized protein (unknown protein; FUNCTIONS IN: molecular_function unknown; INVOLVED IN: biological_process unknown.), with protein sequence MDSPRPFGWQYLQLRTKYRDFPMGIDSTRLGWMAVLRWKAWIRLGCPGCELGVSVAHGHRYLAAMNWNKKELANCNEDVLGNHLLMGVWLFDDRLRCPIDHPAVRFEDSSTIRPSGRGFVRLVRFFSTIPTTVDDFSDPVKFSRRFRIEDSSDSIFSVDDFNIVYNHDRFSLPNNPVMNCDETNHIEQSRPQLDVNSGVTTMMMMAEIEMRDKEVIVMKKT encoded by the exons ATGGATTCTCCTAGGCCGTTTGGGTGGCAGTATCTTCAATTGCGCACGAAATACCGAGATTTCCCCATGGGCATCGATTCCACCCGTCTCGGTTGGATGGCCGTGCTTCGTTGGAAAGCATGGATCCGCCTAGGCTGTCCCGGTTGTGAGCTAGGTGTGAGTGTCGCTCATGGGCATCGATACCTTGCGGCTATGAACTGGAACAAGAAGG AATTAGCTAACTGTAACGAAGATGTTCTTGGCAACCATCTTTTGATGGGAGTCTGGCTATTCGATGATCGGCTAAGG TGCCCGATTGATCACCCGGCCGTCCGGTTTGAGGATTCGTCGACCATCCGGCCGTCCGGTCGAGGATTCGTCAGACTCGTTAGATTTTTCTCGACGATTCCAACCACTGTCGACGATTTCTCGGACCCGGTAAAATTTTCTCGACGATTCCGGATCGAGGATTCCTCGGACTCGATTTTTTCCGTTGACGATTTTAA TATAGTTTATAACCATGATAGGTTTTCTTTACCAAACAATCCGGTGATGAACTGTGACGAAACCAACCACATAGAACAATCACGACCACAACTTGACGTCAACTCCGGTGTCacaacgatgatgatgatggctgAGATTGAGATGAGAGATAAGGAAGTGatagtgatgaagaagacgtgA
- a CDS encoding Avirulence induced gene (AIG1) family protein, whose translation MGTSVSKPVSDDKKKGTSVSKPVKNIVLVGRSVNGICTTGNNILGQNKFGSEGAFMHCQMYSTTTPDGQMINVIKTPGMFDLSVSEDYISKEIINCLTLAEEGVHAVLFVLSMKNRITQEEEYALNTLQRIFGSKILEYLIFLLIDGEKFEAKEFEDYFPECCPEFLMRVLRFCNGRKVLFNNMTNDEGVKAEQVNQVMAHVAAISKKNDEKPYTEDMYRNIKVNTFFSLIAFI comes from the exons ATGGGTACGTCCGTGTCTAAGCCGGTTTCtgatgataagaaaaaaggtACGTCAGTGTCTAAGCCGGTTAAAAACATTGTTCTAGTGGGGCGTTCTGTCAATGGAATATGCACCACTGGGAACAATATCCTCGGTCAAAACAAGTTCGGCTCCGAAGGTGCTTTCATGCACTGTCAGATGTATAGTACCACGACACCAGATGGTCAAATGATCAATGTAATTAAAACTCCTG GTATGTTCGATTTGTCTGTGTCCGAAGACTACATAAGTAAAGAAATAATCAATTGCTTAACTTTAGCAGAAGAAGGCGTGCATGCTGTGTTGTTTGTTCTATCTATGAAGAATCGGATCACACAAGAGGAAGAGTATGCACTTAATACCCTACAACGTATATTTGGGAGTAAAATCCttgaatatttgatatttttgctCATTGACGGGGAAAAGTTTGAGGCGAAGGAGTTCGAAGATTATTTTCCCGAATGTTGTCCTGAATTTCTTATG AGAGTTCTCAGGTTCTGCAATGGCCGAAAGGTCTTGTTTAATAACATGACTAATGATGAAGGCGTCAAGGCTGAACAAGTCAATCAGGTTATGGCCCATGTTGCAGCAATTAGcaagaaaaatgatgaaaaaccATATACTGAAGATATGTATCGTAATATAAAGGTAAAcacatttttctctctaattgCATTCATTTAA